One window of the Maylandia zebra isolate NMK-2024a linkage group LG19, Mzebra_GT3a, whole genome shotgun sequence genome contains the following:
- the LOC143414009 gene encoding uncharacterized protein LOC143414009, with the protein MVLDLLLSSNILSVFPRFKDIKGLIEQDFVLMFGEDVSGRLLERWPTTFKRRIIQQGRNLPSTSDLEELLLAADSPEDATEVNADIGWDSDLSAILLLLHLIPPSGQGRKRPGKVSASQAERCLVVFKKTGTNIQKHLDAITTSTQPYLLAVGVKKNDIHRFFIILDKNAIPCKSTSSLGAFDELFKAHFVFGTSYNTMLHNMYTFIQTTGFRKYLNTKHLNYFDQQADTDVNLQHDVAVKEISTIGDVMSTNVEETPTTSEKVK; encoded by the exons ATGGTCCTTGACCTCCTGCTGTCAAGCAACATACTGTCTGTTTTTCCACGTTTCAAAGATATCAAAGGCTTG ATCGAACAGGATTTTGTACTGATGTTTGGTGAGGATGTATCAGGCAGGTTGCTGGAGAGGTGGCCAACAACATTCAAAAGAAGGATTATCCAACAAGGCAGAAACCTTCCTTCTACCAGTGACCTGGAAGAACTCTTGCTGGCAGCTGACTCTCCTGAGGATGCCACTGAGGTTAATGCTGACATTG GCTGGGACAGTGACCTCTCAGCAATTCTATTGCTATTACATCTGATTCCACCATCTGGTCAGGGTCGGAAGAGACCAGGAAAGGTGTCAGCTTCTCAAGCAGAAAGGTGTCTTGTGGTCTTCAAGAag ACTGGAACAAATATCCAAAAGCACCTTGATGCCATCACTACCAGCACTCAACCCTACCTCCTGGCTGTTGGGGTGAAAAAGAATGACATCCACCGGTTCTTCATTATTCTTGACAAGAATGCCATACCATGCAAGTCTACCTCTTCACTTGGTGCTTTTGATGAACTGTTTAAAGCACATTTTGTGTTTGGCACATCTTACAACACTATGCTTCACAACATGTACACGTTCATCCAAACCACAGGTtttagaaaatatttaaataccaAACACCTTAACTATTTTGACCAACAGGCTGACACTGATGTTAATCTACAGCATGATGTGGCAGTTAAAGAAATTAGCACTATAGGGGACGTGATGTCAACTAATGTAGAAGAAACACCCACAACATCTGAAAAGGTCAAATAA